CGGCCGTGAAAGCCTACCTTGTCGGCCGCGGCATTGCCGAAGGGCGCATCACGGGCCTCGGCTTCGGCGGCGCCCAGCCCCGGGCCAGCAACGCCCAGGAGGCCACCCGCCAACTCAACCGCCGCGTCGAGTTCCGGGTGACGGGACGGTAGGGGAAAGCCTGAAAGACAATGAGAAATTATTCTACGCTCAGTTTCAACTGCCCACCTAGTCCTTCTCGAATAATGCGCATGAGCGTGGACAGCCGAATATCGGCCGCATCATTTTCAATGCGGGAAATATAGGTTTTGGTGGTGCCGCAGCGCTCCGCCAGCTGGCTTTGGGTAAGGCCGCGTTCCTTGCGTAGCTCTTGCAGCATAGCGCCAAGTTTGAAAGCCTCAAAACCTTCTTCAAACTCTTCCCGCCCAGCCGTGCCTGGCAGGCCGTACCGTTGGTTGAGGTGGTCCTGAAATGAAGTAAGGTGATTAGCGGGTTGCTTACTCATTGAAGTACTTTCTATAGAAGTGCTTTGAACGGTGCACCTAGTTTGTAGAGACGCGAAGGGTCACGGTTCTACAAACTAGGTGCACTGAATGTGAAACCAATACAGAACGACAGCTACGTTTTCTGCTGATTTATTTATCAGGACTTTTAATAACTATTTTGCATAATTCACACTCATCCAATGTTGCATTATCATATTGGCTTTCATCATAAAAAGTAAAAATTGACTTATTGTCTACTATGAGCAGTGGGCTTTGGCTATATTTGGTTCTGCCTTCCTCAAAGTTCCAGCCTAACTTGATAAGCATCTGCTTCGTGCTCTTGTATGTAAGATTTTTATTGATCCATCCAAAATCAAAATACCTACTTTCTGCTCCTGGCTTGATCCGGTGAGTTTGAATGATAAGCTCGTCTAAGTCATTATATTCATCTTTAGCAAAATATAATTCGATATGATCAATCAATAAGAAAGGATGCTGCCTTAATTTTAGGTCTTCAATGATTCTTGCTAAATTTTTCAATACATCAATCAAATTTTTCTCACTCATTCCCCAAAATAAAGGGTATAATTCTCCTGTTTTGATAATTTCTTCAATAGAAATCTTCATGTGCTGGTGTCGTTAGCGAATGTATGCTTATGGATATTTGTCACAAGTTATGCACTATGTACTAGCTTCGCCGCAATGCCCCCACTCTCTACCCTCAAACTCCCCGAACTCTCCCTCGTCCTGCTCATCGGCACCTCCGGGGCTGGCAAATCCACTTTTGCGCGCCGCCTGTTCCGGCCCACGGAAATTGTATCGTCGGACCACTGCCGGGCCTTGGTGGCGGATGATGAGAACGACCAGGCGGCCACGCCCGACGCCTTTGCCCTGCTGCACTACCTGGTGGGCTTGCGCCTGAAGCGCGGCCTGCTCACGGTGGTAGATGCCACCAACGTGCAGCCCGAGGCCCGCAAGAGCCTAGTGCAGCTGGCTCGCGACTACCACGTGCTGCCCGTGGCCATCATCCTCGACGTGCCCGACCGCGTGGCCGAGGACCGCAACCGCGCCCGCGCCGAGCGCCAGCACCTGGGCCGCCACGTGGTGCCCCAGCAGCGCCAGCAGCTGCGCCGAAGCCTCAAAACTCTCCGGCAGGAGGGCTTCCGCCACATCTACCACCTGCACGGCCCCGAGGAAATCGACGCCGTGCACACCATCGTGCGCGACCCGCTCTACAGCAACCGCAAACACGAAACCGGCCCCTTCGACATCATCGGCGACGTGCACGGCTGCTACGACGAGCTGGTGCAGCTGCTCGAAAAGCTGGGCTACACGGTAGAAGAGGAGCCGATTACGGACGCACGGGATTTGGGCGTGCGGGTAGCCCCACCCCCTAGCCCCCTCTCCAAAAGAGAGGGGAGACTAGCTGCTAGCTCTCGTTCCACCAAGTCGTCAGGCTCCCCCCTCTCCCCCGGAGAGGGGGGCCGGGGGGGTGAGGCAACTAGCAAACTAGAGCTAGAAACTAGTCCCCCCTCTCTTTTGGAGAGGGGGCTAGGGGGTGAGGTCCCGGTTGGAAGCGGACCTCGCAAAATCATCTTCCTCGGCGACCTGGTGGACCGCGGCCCCGCTTCGCCCAAGGTGCTGCGCCTGGTGATGCGCATGGTGCGCGACGGCTTGGCCCTGTGCGTGCCCGGCAACCACGACATCAAGCTGCTGCGCTATCTGAGCGGCAAAAAGGTCAGCGAGCAGCATGGGTTTGCCGAGACAGTAGCGCAGTTGGCCTCGGAGTCAGATACCTTCAGAGAGCAGGTGCGGGAGTTTTTGGATAAGCTGGTGAGCCATTACGTGCTCGATGGTGGGCGGCTGGTGGTGGCCCATGCCGGTATGCGCGAAGACATGCAGGGCCGCGGCTCGGGTGCCGTGCGGGCCTTTGCCTTGTTCGGCGAAACCACCGGTGAAATCGACGAATTTGGCCTGCCCGTGCGCTACAACTGGGCCGCCGAGTACCGCGGCCGGGCCACGGTGGTGTACGGCCACACGCCCGTACCCGACCCGGAATGGCTCAATAACACCATCGACATTGATACCGGCTGCGTGTTCGGGGGCCGCCTCACCGCTCTGCGCTACCCTGAGCGGGAACTGGTAACCGTGCCCGCCGC
This region of Hymenobacter sp. YIM 151500-1 genomic DNA includes:
- a CDS encoding helix-turn-helix domain-containing protein; the protein is MSKQPANHLTSFQDHLNQRYGLPGTAGREEFEEGFEAFKLGAMLQELRKERGLTQSQLAERCGTTKTYISRIENDAADIRLSTLMRIIREGLGGQLKLSVE
- a CDS encoding polynucleotide kinase-phosphatase; this encodes MPPLSTLKLPELSLVLLIGTSGAGKSTFARRLFRPTEIVSSDHCRALVADDENDQAATPDAFALLHYLVGLRLKRGLLTVVDATNVQPEARKSLVQLARDYHVLPVAIILDVPDRVAEDRNRARAERQHLGRHVVPQQRQQLRRSLKTLRQEGFRHIYHLHGPEEIDAVHTIVRDPLYSNRKHETGPFDIIGDVHGCYDELVQLLEKLGYTVEEEPITDARDLGVRVAPPPSPLSKREGRLAASSRSTKSSGSPLSPGEGGRGGEATSKLELETSPPSLLERGLGGEVPVGSGPRKIIFLGDLVDRGPASPKVLRLVMRMVRDGLALCVPGNHDIKLLRYLSGKKVSEQHGFAETVAQLASESDTFREQVREFLDKLVSHYVLDGGRLVVAHAGMREDMQGRGSGAVRAFALFGETTGEIDEFGLPVRYNWAAEYRGRATVVYGHTPVPDPEWLNNTIDIDTGCVFGGRLTALRYPERELVTVPAAQVHCEPVRPLSYQRQLLEANHQQLETNHQLSAQQQHDDLLDIRDVLGKQIIRTRLLPSVTIREENAAAALEVMSRFALNPKWLIYLPPTMSPSETSALPDLLEHPAEAFDYFRRQGQERVVCEEKHMGSRVVVVLAQDEAAARRRFGVVGEGPGKCYTRTGRNFFTDAVLEQAFLAQLRQALTTAGFWERFQTDWLCLDAELLPWSAKAQELIKGQYAAVAAAATAALPLASAALAQAATRGLDGVEALLARATARHTAAQYYAEAYRRYCWPVESLADLRLAPFHLLATEGRTYFDKDHAWHMETLRAVCLADETLLRATPYRVVHLPDPADVDTATQWWLALTAAGGEGMVVKPYDFIPSGRQHLVQPALKCRGREYLRLIYGPDYLLPGNLERLRERAVKAKRNLALREFALGVEGLERFVAGAPLREVHQCVFGVLALESEAVDPRL